In a single window of the Synechococcus sp. MW101C3 genome:
- a CDS encoding DUF6464 family protein, translated as MHVDLRQAGTERLLERFEVAHLGEVPQPGRWIERGERSFLVLQRHHRYQLRNGRYELTEVALQVKPQRQPADATWWNNHWVIGDPSCRFNARSPLLRCAVLPEGPCERCLHRAPV; from the coding sequence CTGCACGTGGATCTGCGCCAGGCCGGCACCGAGCGGTTGCTGGAACGCTTTGAGGTGGCCCACCTCGGCGAGGTGCCCCAGCCGGGCCGTTGGATCGAGCGGGGTGAGCGTTCGTTTCTGGTGCTGCAACGCCACCACCGCTACCAGCTCCGCAACGGACGCTACGAGCTCACCGAGGTGGCGCTGCAGGTCAAACCACAACGGCAACCGGCGGATGCCACCTGGTGGAACAACCACTGGGTGATCGGCGACCCCAGCTGCCGCTTCAATGCCCGCTCCCCGCTGCTGCGCTGCGCCGTCTTGCCTGAAGGCCCCTGCGAGCGCTGCCTGCATCGTGCGCCTGTCTGA